Part of the Nicotiana sylvestris chromosome 5, ASM39365v2, whole genome shotgun sequence genome is shown below.
aagatgtgccaaaatacaagttacataataCATACTAATTTTTGTTCATAGAAGCTACGCAGTATCTCTTTCAAAATTCATAAATCCATTAAGGTTCGGAgaaatttccgttggtggtggcggaaaaAAAGCTTGgtcatcaccgcttccgggcgaagcagaaTCCTGCGcaagttcagctagcatttcttcgtaagcttcgTCTACCACTGGTTGTGATtcaacaagtccaaaatttcttctttacgaacggatccaatctctgaaaagtactgatttttccaagctctccctcatagacgctctataatcaccaagttgaagtcttgcttgactgaaagcgctctccgatgccaTTGTTGAAGCTTAAATAGTTAACATGTCTCGGGCAATCCGTGAAAGAATCggaaagtatttttctttgtccttccaccattccaaaagattaaAGGATCCTTTGGGATTCACTTCCTCAATTCCTtgtgacaaataaacttcaagctcatttagttgtgaaaaaTCACTAGTAGTAGAACCTTGAGAACCCCTAAATCCCGCCCAAACACTAAGTGCTCTTACTCCCGCAGTTATTTTAGATGATTGATAatcagaagaagaaggagttggaacatttggtctagcatgatctGATGAaacttgataagcattataaataatTTGAGCATTTATTCTAATTGAGGCTATTGCTTCCGGAAGTTTAGACAACTCCTCATCTTCAAGTGTTAAACCTTTATAAATAGTTTCATACCAAAATTGAGAACCTCCTAATTTCATACAAGGATCTAACAAagcagcaacaccataaatagggggAATAGGGAAAAACATATTTTCTAAACTTTTTTCTCGTAGAATCAATCGTAAGTTTATAAATTTCCCCACCCTATGAAAAATAAGCAAACAAATTTGCAAGTtttgcaatataaactaaacagttagaaatagtcatataatattgcccagaaaatttatttgtagcaatatgaaatttttctaaaaaatctacaagcattttaacattagcccaagcatttgtaaggtgctcatcatcatcacttacatgagcattaaacgttgagtttatgaagtttctatattcatatgcaacaactaaattttcatacatgtaattccatctagttggacaaggtttaggaatcTTTTTTTCTCTTAGGCCAAATTCATcgcattttttaaaatattctctaaatctacttctacggtttgaataaaaatgccagttaagagccattttaaccttttcaatttcaatatttaaaattctcataccatcacccataattaaatggtaaatatgacaaatacatctaacatgaaaaatgttactAAATGCAGGACTTAGTGTAGTGGTAAGCAAGACTACAACATTTGTGTCACTAATAGCATTATCCATTAAAACTGACATTATTTTATCAGTAATGCAAAAATATCCACAAATATCCGTAACTGTGCTCGCAATAAATTGCTtgtgtgacgtgaattaattattctataaggaataatgcgcttttgcattatccaatcCTCATCAATCTAATGACTGGTAACAATAAGGTAATCACAGTcgttaccacttctaccaatatcagttgtAATAGCAACACGATAATTTAtttgagtaaataaatagcgcaaatattgttcattttcatatttatatttataaatatcgctctttacggttgtgcgaggaaaacctttataagtagaattatattttttttaatataatgcATAAAGTGAGGGTCAGAAGGGAAATTATAGGGTAAACACATAACAATAACCATTTAGAGAGAGATTGAGAAAGATTAATGATTTtatgagaaaaatgaaagaatgagggggtatttataattgaaaataaggaaaaagtataattataaaaaatttggggttaaaataaagttgggGGAGGGGGAAGGTTAAATGGCTATTTCATAAATAGCCAACGGCTATTTTGGTAGACCCAATGACTATTTTTTAAATGCCCAAAAGGGCAGattttgttttttaaatttttgaccGTTGGGACCATTTGGGCCATAAAGGACCGGTCCGGTCCAGGTCCTAAATGGTCCTGGGCCTAGCGGTCCTAATGAGAAGAACTGACCCAGAAGATCGAACCGGGCCCACGTAGCCGGTTCTAACCGGTTCAGGCCTGTTTAGGCCCAGAAGACCATTTGGCCCGCGGTCCTGGACCGGCCCACTTGCCACCCTTACTGCAAATTTTGGTGCAAAACGGAGTTGCTTTGACGTTATTTGGACGTCCGACAGAAAAATTGAATGTTCTTAAGTTTcattgaaaatttcattcgttttggtgtctaattcatagttctaggtgttattttgatgttttgatcGTGCGAaggagttcgtatgatatttttggatttgtgtgcatgtttggtttggagccccgagggctcggtgagttttggataggcttcgAAGTGGTTTTGGACTTGGAAAAATAACTTGTGCAATTTGGTTTTGGTGGAATAGGGAGGATAGCATTGTACAGTGAGATCGGGTTACGCGCCACAACAGTTTATGTCTTTCCTATTCTTTATTGCATTGTGTTGTTTTCGGTACTTTCGTACGAGATTCCAAGGATTGGTAATTCTGGCATTTCCTCGTTTTCTTTGAGGAATGAGTTGTTTCATGAGTTAACTGCCTTATTTCGTTTCCGTATTTTTCTTTCCTATCATTATTTTATACAACGTATATGTTATTGTAAGTGACCCGCTCGTCACTACATCGTCGAGGTTAAgctcgacacttacagagtacatgtggtcggttgtactcatactacactctgcatttcttgtgcagattttggagtcggttCCAACGGCGGTCGGTAGCCTGCTCGGGTTGACTATAAGTAcagagacttgaggtacaactgcTCGGTGTTCGCAGCCCTGAAATCCCTTTCTACTTTACTCAAGATTTATTTCAGTTTATTTTGGCTTCTTCATTATTACTTAACCTGAACTGTTAAAAATGGATAAACTATTCTAACGTTGGTTTGCCTAGCAAGTTAAATGGTTTTCCGCACTTTATTCCAAATTTATTTAAGTTATTTTGGCTTCTTCATTATTACTTAATCTGAACTGCTTAAAATGGATAAActattctaacgttggcttgtctagcaagtgaaatgtCAGACTATCATGATTTTGAGGGTGGGATTTTCGGACCGTGACATAAACTCCTTAAATATTATAAAATGTTTAATActacaaatttaaaaaaaaattatagtcGCACACCACAAATTATAAAATTCTTTATATTTTAATGAACTATACTTTTTCGCTCAATTTCTTGTTTCCAAACttgtgaaaaaaaaaggaagaaaaaacatCCTTGGCAGCGCATCGAAATAGCACGGGCCTTAACGCTACACAGTTCTGTCAATCGAGTTGAGAATTTTCCTATTCATCAAGTTCTGTAACTTCCATTACTTTCTGCATCTCATCAGCGGTAGAAAAAAAATGGCCGGCGGAGGAGATCACGCCCATGGACATGGTGGGGACTTCAGGACTAAGGTCTGGAGCATGAGTGGTGGGCCCTACTGTAGGCCCAAGCATTGGCAGCGCAACACTGCCATTGCTCTCGCTGGAATCGTCCTTATATGTATCCCAGTCGCCTTGAAATCCGCCGAACTCGAGGTCAGTATCCtcaaattttacttattttttatgTGAAATATATTCGTAACGATTTGAGATTCAAGATTGAAATCACATATTGTGCTTTAATTTTGGTTAGAGATTGATCTTGGTGAAATCGGGTAAAGGCGTTAGCTTTAGGGTGAAAATTGATTTTTGTACTTTGTGTTTGTTTGATGCAATGAGTTTAGGATCTTCAGGTTCAGCATGTGTGGTTATGTGAAGTTAAAACAATCTCATCATAAGGTGAATAATATTTATATTCCGTTTGGCAGAAAGCAGGATTTCTTATTCTTGATACAACTGGCTGATATTGATTGTTGAAGTTGGTTAATGAACTCAAATATGAGTTCTTTTGATCCTGGGAAATTAATTCTCTGAGAACATACCATGCTTTGAGGTAAATATATTGGCTAGAAGTGTAGTGGTAGGAATTAGGAGTATAAATGTATCTGCAGCTTTAGCTTCAGTGATGAATGTAAGAAGTAGGAAATGAAAGCGACGGAGAAATGTGAAGGAAGGGATTATTACTTATTATGGGTGAACTAATGCGACTTCAGACAGTGAGGCACAACTGGTGGTTCTTTGAATTTAATATTAGAGTTTACAAAAGAAAAGGAGTTGGAAAATAAGACCTTTTGGTATCCGAGTACTAGGACTCTTCTACAGTATGCTTCAATATTTTCTTCGTTGTCATCTTCTTCTTACTTTGGGTTTTAGTGACTCTTTTTCAATCATTTATGTTTATCTGTTTGCTTCTTGTTCTTCATTTTGTTGTTCACCACGACAGTTTTTTTGGCATGTGAATCCTCTTCTTCTGCTATTCCGTTCTAGGCTTATCTTCTTTATCCTTTTTTTTGGTCTCTTTCTTGGTAGCAACACttttttttatccttttcttgcttgttttatGTTTTGTTTACTATCCTCAAGTCATGATAGTAATTTATCTAAAGCATTTAACATGTAGTTGAATGGTGTGAACTAATTGGTTTTTATGGTTGATTAATTGAAACTAAAACTCAAGAATTAAGGTAATATTTCTCAAAAGCTCGTTATGATAGCATTTTGATTATGCTTGATTTGTGGTGTAGATTAGTATAGTCGATATTCTACATTTGATGTTGAAATGTTAATGCTAGTTGCAGCCCCCAGGGTTTTGGTCTAGTGGTAAGAGCACAATGCGTGATGTGTTGGTTAGGCGCATATCACGAGTTTGAACCCTGCCATAGACAAAAgcttgatatgtaagtggagaaggagtagagaggttgtGCGCCATTGGCCGTTGGAGATTTCTCCGCTGTAAAAAAATAGTAATGTTAGTTGCAGTTATGTTGTTATTCGCACATATATAttgagtaatttttttttatagatTGTGTTTCGGGAAATTGTGAAATTCGCTTAGTACCCAAGGGTGTGGTCTAAAGGTCAATGAAGTTAAACTATGAAAGACTAGGGTTCAACTGGAGATAAAACACACCAAGTGATTTACTTCCACCTGCCTTTGTCTTGGGGGCATTAGGAAGAGTTACTCTGTCACAGTGTTGGTAGTAGATAGTAGGTACCCAGTAGAATAATCCAGGTGCGCGCAAGTTGGCCCGTAAACCGTTATGTAAAAATGAAGTGCAGTTCACTTCTTACTTAAAGTCCCAGTAGCCTTTTCGCTGTAAAAAACACTGAATCTTGTGCCCTATTTTGACTTTTAAACCCCACGACCAAccaaaaagaaaggaagaaagaaagaaataaagaaagaaagaaagaaaaagaaacccTAGCCTAATCTCTAAGAAAGAAATTGCTTTCAGAAGCCTATGAGCTATGTGTGACGTTATTTAGTTTCGTAAATGTGTATAGCATGCAATTGTTATAGCTGGTGGACTGATGATTCCCAATCATAGCAGGCTTAATATTGCATGTGAAAGACTGTTCTAGATGCTGCCTACTATGATTATTCAGAAATAATTGGAGCTAACAAAATTTGGCATCAATAGGAATTGATTATGCTACAGTGACATCCAATTGCTTTGACTGAGATCACTTGCCTGGGAACCTAATTGAGACGAAAACTTATGTAGGGTAAGATTACAAACATCTCACTTATAAAAAGAAAATATCATACCCATCTTTTACTTGAGGCTCTGAGTGTTTTTAGACATTCCCAGTAATCTTACTTATAGACATTGGTGAACATCTCATCTATCCATGAGATGTTTATTGTAAGACCTTGATGTAAGTCTTAATATCACATCGGGAAACTCTCCCCTCTTGTTTGATCTGTACCTTGACTAGCCGACTTGAGAGGGAAATATGCATGCTTCTGTCGAGTCCCCTAGGGGATGGCCTAGTAGTTGAGATATGAGAGTAGTAACCTGATGACCCTAGTTTGGATTGCAGTTGTAACACTTAGTGTGAGTCATTTGCTCCAACCTTGGTGAGTAAGATTACCTTGGTAATGCTTGGCTGCTGGATAGGCTACCCGATAGATTAGTCGAGGGGTAGCAAGACAGAGGAAAGAATGATTACGCTGTAGAGATTTGTTATTCATATCTTTTGCAAAAAACTCCTGGCAGAGTTTCTTGCAAAAAAGTTCAGCCTAGATGATTTGTCATTCATATTTTTAGAAGTATTGGATTGAATCAATTAGTAATTGCTGTAAAATGATCAATTTTTAAACAAAATTTTTATTAAGTGTACATGTAAATAGATTGAAAATTTTAAAAGTATATGACGTCTGGCTGGAGCAAAAACAAGCTCGGCCTTGGCCTTTCATTCTTTGTGTGCCTTTCATTTCATTGTCTTTCCAGCTTTTGTGTGTGTTTGCCTTAGCTTGAGCACGACTTTGTGCTTGCTATTTCGTTAGGACTGAGACTAGAAGCACATAACGGCTGTCAAGTTGTCCGCACGTCGCTTATTGGAGTTAAGCTCGTGACAACAAGTCACCAACAAAGAATCATAAACCAAAGAGAAGAGGGACGAGCAAGGTGCGAGATCCTGCAATAGCCATAACAAGTGAGGGCGTTTCCTATGAGCCACCTCCACAACAGGTTAGTCATGGCGAGGAAGGTGATGGTTCTGCATCGAGCCGCTTAGACGAGCGAGTAAACCTCACTGAGGCTGGTTTAGCTGCTTTAAACCAGCGTCTTGAAGTTGTTGAAGGCAACTTCGCTTCACTTGAGTCTACTGCCTTAGAAGAGCTGGGAGACGCCAAGGAAGCCGTGGATCAAATGACCGAGGAGCACAAGGAAGGACTAACCAACCTTGAGCTCAAGCTGACCGAGGCTGTCTCAACGTTGCACAGGGAGGTTGAGATTCTAAAGCAACAATTAGAGGTAGTAAGGCTTGCCGGTGGCACTGGTCCTGTGACGATTCGTGAAACCAAAATCGATGCCCCTAAACCCAAAGAGTTCAGAGGCGAAAGAAGCGCTCAAGACGTTGAGAACTTCATTTGAAAAATGGAGGACTACTATGAGCACCTCAACATCGTTGATGAGGCTGCCAAAATCAGGGCCGCAACGATGTACCTTATCGACACCGCCATGCTTTGGTGGCGGAGGAAGCAAACCGAGATGGAGAAAGGTACTTGCTCAATCCAAACTTGGGAGCAGTTCAAGTCCGAGCTAAAACGACAGCTCTATCCACAAAATGTCGTCAATGAGGCTCGTCGGAAGTTGAGAACTGAAACAAACAACTTCCATTCGTGAGTACGTAAAGGAGTTCACCAAACTCATTTTGCAGATCCCCAACATGTCAGGTGAGGACTTGTTGTTTTATTTCATGGATGACCTTCAAAACTGGGCCAAACAAGAGTTGCAACGACGTCAAGTTAAAGACGTCGATGAAGCTATCGCCGTGGCTGAGTCCTTGACGGATTTTAGGACAGAAGCACCAAGTCAAGGGACACCAAGAGCAAACCCGTCAGATCTGGAGGAGATCGTACATATCGAGACAAAGGCAAGCAAATTGCTGGCCCTAATCGTGATTCCAAAGGAGAAGGCAACCGCAATTCTCACTGGCGCGACAGGTACAATGAAAAGAAGAAGGCGAATGGTCCACGCAATGGTTGCTATCTTTGCAAGGACCCTGGCCATCACTACAGAGATTGTCCTTCTTTGGGCAAGCTCAGTGCCTTAATCGCAGCTGAACGGAGGCAAGAAGGTGCGACACAAATTGATATACAAGCAGGCGAGGCTGCTATTCAAGGGAGACAAAATGTGGCGCATCTTGGCCACATGATGCTCGGTGCGTTGCTGACCAAAGAGCCTGCTTTGAAGCAGGTTGCTCGGGACAAACCTGACCTTGCTCAAATGGGTCAGAATTTACTTGGTGCTGTGATGGGCAAAGAACCCAGGTTGAAGCAAAAAGGATCACTTGGTGTGGATGCGAAGCTTAATGGACAACCCGTTCGCATCATGGTCGACACTGGGGCGACACACAACTTCGTGACTGAAGCAAAGGCTAGATCACTTGGCCTTACTTTTAGTCCCAGCAATTCTTTGTTAAAAACAGTCAATGCCAATCTCACAAACGTAAATGGAGTTGCTCACAATGTGCAACTCAATTTAGGAGCTTGGCATGGGAGTGTGAGTTTCTTTGTCGCTCCCATGGACGTGTTTGATATCATATTGGGCCTGAACTATTGGGACGAAGTCATGGCGTTCATTTCCCCAGCCTTAACCAAATCTATATTTATGATCCAAGGGGTCCTTGTGTGGTACCAACCCTTCGTGTGCCACAAGCCGTGGGTCAATTATCAGCAATGCAGATTGTGAAGGGCTTCAAGAGAGGAGAAGCCACGTTCTTAGCAGCCGTAACTGAGATTAACGAGGTCAAGGTTGATGAGACCTTGCCCCCATGTGTGCAGCAGGTTCTTGATGAAAACAAGGATGTTATGCCGGAAGAACTTCCCAAATGTCTCCCACTACGAAGGGAAGTGGATCATCAGATTGAGCTGATTCCGGGAGCAAAGCCACCTGCCATGGGCCCGTATCGCATGACACCTCCAGAATTGGAGGAATTGAGGAAGCAACTGAAGGAGTTGCTTGAAGCGGGACACGTTAGACCGTCAAAGGCGCCATTTGGAGCACCAGTCTTGTTCCAAAAGAAGCAAGATGGGTCATTACGACTGTGCATAGACTATCGTGCGCTCAACAAAGTCACGGTGAAAAATAAATATCCAATCCCTTTGATAGCAGATTTGTTTGATCGTCTTGGCCAAGCCAAGGTATTTACCAAGATGGATTAAGGAAATGATATTATCAAGTCCGCATAGCCGAAGGAGATGAACCGAAGACGACTTGTGTAACCCGTtatgga
Proteins encoded:
- the LOC138891262 gene encoding uncharacterized protein, with the protein product MAGGGDHAHGHGGDFRTKVWSMSGGPYCRPKHWQRNTAIALAGIVLICIPVALKSAELEQRPHHPVRAIPSQLWCKNFGTKDY